One Candidatus Methylomirabilis sp. genomic window carries:
- the nuoI gene encoding NADH-quinone oxidoreductase subunit NuoI, whose protein sequence is MIFEILKGMFTTFKHLFRRPTTVPYPEERIPLSPRYRGRHFLVVDEDGLERCVGCELCAVACPADAIYIEAAENTDERRVSPGERYAKVYKIHMYRCIFCGYCEEACPEDAIYLGKDYEFCSYSRDDFVYGKDRLLLSVRDAAKQRPEVLNRLREEALHAEEGAAAGEEHH, encoded by the coding sequence ATGATCTTCGAGATCCTCAAGGGAATGTTCACCACCTTCAAGCACCTCTTCCGGAGGCCGACCACGGTCCCCTACCCGGAGGAGCGGATCCCCCTCTCCCCCCGGTACCGGGGGCGCCACTTCCTGGTCGTGGACGAGGATGGCCTGGAGCGGTGCGTCGGATGCGAGCTGTGTGCCGTCGCCTGCCCGGCCGATGCCATCTACATCGAGGCGGCGGAGAATACGGACGAGCGCCGGGTAAGTCCCGGAGAGCGGTACGCCAAGGTCTACAAGATCCACATGTACCGCTGCATCTTCTGCGGCTACTGCGAGGAGGCGTGCCCGGAGGATGCCATCTACTTGGGGAAGGACTACGAGTTTTGCTCCTACTCCCGCGACGACTTCGTCTACGGCAAAGACCGGCTGCTCCTGAGCGTCCGGGACGCGGCCAAGCAGCGCCCCGAGGTCCTCAACCGGCTGAGGGAGGAAGCCCT